From Permianibacter aggregans, a single genomic window includes:
- a CDS encoding nitrate reductase cytochrome c-type subunit encodes MRFLLSFSLIVVSALAFTADNLENARRGTTPLDQESKPAPMYPVENKDLKRPRAYSMQPPTIPHKIDNYQVDMKANKCLSCHSRVRTGDSQAPMVSVTHYQDRDGNFLAEISPRRYFCEQCHVPQADAKPLVENTFEDVDEIIKRNAAKGDKK; translated from the coding sequence ATGCGCTTTTTGCTTAGCTTCAGCCTGATTGTCGTCAGCGCCCTGGCATTCACGGCCGACAACCTAGAGAACGCCCGCCGTGGCACCACGCCGCTGGATCAGGAAAGCAAACCGGCACCGATGTATCCGGTCGAGAACAAGGACCTGAAACGTCCTCGCGCCTACTCGATGCAGCCGCCAACGATTCCGCACAAAATCGACAACTACCAAGTTGATATGAAGGCCAATAAATGCCTGAGCTGCCATAGCCGTGTGCGTACAGGCGACTCGCAGGCGCCGATGGTCAGCGTTACGCACTACCAGGATCGCGATGGCAATTTCCTTGCCGAAATTTCCCCGCGCCGTTACTTCTGCGAGCAATGTCACGTGCCGCAAGCCGATGCCAAGCCGCTGGTGGAAAATACCTTCGAAGATGTCGACGAGATCATCAAACGCAATGCCGCCAAGGGCGACAA